The Anoplopoma fimbria isolate UVic2021 breed Golden Eagle Sablefish chromosome 5, Afim_UVic_2022, whole genome shotgun sequence genome contains a region encoding:
- the LOC129091596 gene encoding uncharacterized protein LOC129091596, translating into MGNEITKMRPKKRKMKIYPYVAGNTLNSHQAFLKKLTNKGATVVDAPVDSNVIIVFCPIVSRYKTDIDSALSSVPGNGSDEMILILVAMHHTFDKDYTLPRSESDSHAVKLHVDCLFFEKKGLLTCKCNANAVKMVCKQLHLGKYSKPKRGKKEAQDKKDLTNPE; encoded by the exons ATGGGTAACGAAATAACAAAAATGCGACCAAAAAAGA gaaaaatgaaaatttaCCCATATGTTGCCGGAAACACTCTGAATTCTCATCAGGCATTTCTAAAAAAACTCACCAATAAAGGAGCAACGGTAGTGGATGCACCTGTGGACAGTAATGTGATCATTGTCTTCTGCCCCATTGTCAGTCGTTATAAGACTGACATTGACTCCGCGTTATCCAGCGTCCCAG GTAATGGAAGTGACGAGATGATTCTGATTCTGGTGGCAATGCATCACACTTTTGACAAAGACTACACTTTGCCGAGGAGCGAGTCGGACAGCCATGCAGTCAAACTCCATGTGGACTGTCtgttttttgagaaaaaggGACTTTTGACATGCAAATGCAATGCAAATGCTGTCAAGATGGTCTGCAAACAG cTGCATCTCGGAAAGTATTCTAAACccaaaagggggaaaaaagaagcaCAAGACAAAAAAGATCTGACAAATCCTGAGTGA
- the LOC129091563 gene encoding heparan sulfate glucosamine 3-O-sulfotransferase 2-like: protein MAFVLLFSRLLPFSHRLTRTSICLLSLFLSYLCYCALFPADAIMQKSGDPTPGCQRVLADGAKRRIQKSPSCVSLLDARPPSSVEASRLNGDQRPPSTLHLDTPSPPMGNLKFGNKKLPNAIIVGVKKGGTRAVLEFIRIHPDVRAAGTETHFFDRNYDRGLEWYRGLMPRTLESQITMEKTPSYFVTKDTPHRISAMSRDTKLIVVVRDPVTRAISDYTQTLTKTPDLPSFQDLAFRNQSLGIVDTSWNAIRIGLYALHLENWLRYFPLAQIHFVSGERLITDPAGELARVQDFLGLKRIVTDKHFYFNRTKGFPCLKKPESSGSPRCLGKSKGRTHVQIDRDAIEQLRDFYRPYNVKFYEMVGHDFKWE from the exons ATGGCATTCGTGCTCCTCTTCAGTCGACTTCTTCCCTTCTCACACAGGCTCACAAGAACATCCATTTGCTTGCTGTCGCTCTTTCTGTCTTATCTGTGCTATTGTGCACTATTCCCTGCCGATGCCATCATGCAAAAGTCAGGTGATCCGACGCCCGGCTGTCAGCGCGTCCTGGCCGATGGAGCCAAAAGGCGCATCCAGAAATCACCTTCGTGCGTTTCGCTGTTGGATGCGAGACCACCGAGCAGTGTTGAGGCATCTCGGCTGAACGGCGACCAGAGACCTCCTTCGACTCTCCACCTCGACACGCCCAGTCCTCCGATGGGGAACTTGAAGTTCGGCAATAAAAAGTTACCGAACGCCATCATAGTTGGTGTGAAAAAGGGAGGCACCAGAGCGGTTTTGGAGTTCATAAGGATTCATCCAGATGTGCGAGCGGCTGGCACTGAAACACACTTCTTCGACAGAAACTATGACAGAGGCCTGGAGTGGTACAG AGGTTTAATGCCGAGGACTCTTGAAAGCCAAATCACGATGGAGAAGACACCAAGCTACTTTGTGACCAAAGACACGCCGCACCGGATCTCTGCCATGTCCCGAGATACCAAGCTCATTGTGGTGGTGCGTGACCCTGTCACTCGTGCAATATCAGATTACACTCAGACTTTAACCAAAACTCCCGACCTACCGAGCTTCCAGGACCTGGCCTTCAGAAACCAGAGCCTGGGCATCGTTGACACGTCCTGGAACGCCATTCGCATCGGCCTGTACGCTCTGCACCTTGAAAACTGGCTCCGCTATTTCCCTCTGGCTCAGATCCACTTTGTGAGCGGGGAGCGTCTTATCACCGACCCAGCAGGGGAGTTGGCTCGGGTGCAAGACTTCCTTGGGCTAAAGCGTATTGTCACAGACAAACACTTCTATTTCAACCGCACTAAGGGCTTCCCTTGCCTTAAGAAGCCGGAGAGCAGCGGCTCGCCTCGCTGCCTGGGCAAGTCCAAGGGCAGAACTCATGTGCAGATAGACAGAGACGCTATTGAGCAACTGCGAGACTTCTACAGACCTTACAATGTCAAGTTTTATGAAATGGTGGGTCACGATTTCAAGTGGGAGTAG